The following coding sequences lie in one Synechococcus sp. PCC 7336 genomic window:
- a CDS encoding YraN family protein → MPKPSANNPTSNNTDIGNTGEQLVCRALQQRQWVIVAQQWRCRWGELDIVARRGDRLAFVEVKTRSPRNWDSDGRLAIAPRKQQKLVRAARAFLQKHPQYAELACQFDVALVKRRSSQQYELETYLPAAFDASAQS, encoded by the coding sequence ATGCCGAAACCATCTGCTAACAATCCGACATCCAACAATACCGATATTGGCAATACAGGCGAGCAACTGGTCTGCCGAGCACTGCAGCAACGTCAGTGGGTCATTGTGGCACAGCAGTGGCGCTGCCGCTGGGGAGAGTTAGATATTGTGGCTCGCCGAGGCGATCGGCTGGCATTTGTGGAGGTTAAAACCCGCAGCCCCCGCAATTGGGATAGCGACGGTCGCTTGGCGATCGCGCCTCGCAAACAGCAAAAACTCGTGCGGGCAGCCCGCGCCTTTCTGCAAAAACACCCTCAGTATGCCGAGCTGGCCTGCCAATTTGACGTGGCTCTGGTCAAACGGCGATCGAGCCAGCAGTACGAGCTGGAAACCTATTTGCCTGCTGCCTTCGACGCTTCAGCACAATCCTGA
- a CDS encoding aldo/keto reductase — MIYRRFGKTEQQLSPFSLGTMRLVDCPEAVATETVVRAVERGINHIETAQAYGISEARLGKILATELASQRDRLTITTKLAPTLSPQKLREGLERSLERLQLDSIDNFAFHGINLPDHLQAVMEGGLEVIQQAIREGLVRHVGFSTHGSLELILAAIATQSFEFVNLHYYYFNQHNQAAIELARQNDMGVFIISPADKGGMLYRPPQVLEQLCQPFSPLEFGYRFLLDDPAIHTLSLGAADPGDLDAALASLEPSEAWEQRGTAIAQTLEETLQQKLSTDRCAQCHECLPCPADINIPAALRLRNLDVAFDMTEYAQYRYNMFEKAGHWFWGQKGDRCTECGDCLPRCPEQLDIPKLLFDTHDRLNIRTIRRLWE; from the coding sequence ATGATCTACCGTCGTTTTGGCAAAACCGAACAACAGCTCTCTCCGTTTTCGTTAGGGACGATGCGACTGGTCGATTGTCCTGAAGCTGTTGCGACCGAGACGGTCGTGCGGGCGGTGGAGAGGGGCATCAATCATATCGAAACGGCACAAGCCTATGGCATCAGCGAAGCGCGGCTTGGCAAAATCCTCGCCACAGAACTCGCCAGCCAGCGCGATCGCCTCACCATCACCACCAAACTCGCCCCCACTCTGTCGCCCCAAAAATTGCGGGAGGGCTTGGAGCGATCGCTAGAACGCCTGCAACTGGACTCGATTGATAACTTTGCATTTCACGGGATTAATCTGCCAGACCATCTCCAAGCTGTTATGGAGGGGGGCTTAGAGGTGATTCAACAGGCAATCCGTGAGGGACTGGTGCGGCATGTGGGGTTTTCGACCCACGGTTCGTTAGAGCTGATTTTGGCGGCGATCGCCACCCAGTCATTCGAGTTTGTCAATTTGCATTATTACTACTTCAACCAACACAACCAAGCCGCCATCGAGTTAGCTCGCCAAAACGATATGGGAGTGTTTATCATTTCCCCGGCGGACAAGGGGGGAATGCTGTACCGTCCGCCCCAAGTGCTAGAACAGCTCTGTCAGCCTTTCAGCCCGTTGGAATTTGGCTATCGCTTTTTACTCGACGATCCCGCCATTCATACCCTCAGTTTGGGGGCCGCAGACCCAGGAGATCTGGATGCGGCACTGGCATCTCTCGAACCGTCAGAGGCATGGGAGCAGCGGGGAACGGCGATCGCGCAAACGTTAGAAGAAACCCTACAGCAGAAGTTGAGCACCGATCGCTGCGCCCAATGTCACGAATGCCTTCCCTGTCCGGCGGACATCAACATCCCCGCAGCCCTGCGCCTGCGCAATCTAGACGTTGCCTTCGATATGACCGAATACGCCCAATATCGCTACAACATGTTTGAAAAAGCCGGTCATTGGTTTTGGGGACAGAAAGGCGATCGCTGTACGGAATGTGGCGACTGTTTGCCCCGCTGCCCCGAACAGCTCGATATCCCCAAATTACTGTTCGACACCCACGATCGCCTCAACATTCGGACGATCCGCCGCTTGTGGGAGTAG
- a CDS encoding ATP-binding protein, translated as MPKWFNTAGPCKADIHYMLSPLARLPQVNRTIAQQGYFVIHAPRQTGKTTAMLALAQQLTASGQYTAVMVSAEVGAAFPHDPGAAEKAILDAWKDDIAFWLPSDLHPPDWPASEPGRQIGAALSTWAQQSSRPLVVFIDEIDSLQDESLISVLRQLRNGYPKRPQGFPHALALIGVRDVRDYKVASGGSNRLNTASPFNIKVESLTLRNFTQAEVAELYGQHTAETGQVFAAEAIQRAFELTQGQPWLVNALARQMVEVLVPEPQQAIAPEQVEQAKEILIQRQDTHLDSLASVLREERVRAVMEPMLAGQELGDVPSDDRQFLIDLGLVVRNPAGGLTPANPIYREVLPRVLASGSQDSLPAIHPSWLTPAGTLDPQQLLQAFLSFWRQHGEPLLKSAPYHEIAPHLVLMAFLHRVVNGGGTLEREYAIGTDRMDLCLRYGDVTLGMELKVWREGRPDPLKAGLRQLDRYLAGLGLDTGWLVIFDRREGLPPIAERTMTEQALTPGDRLAIVIRG; from the coding sequence ATGCCCAAATGGTTTAACACTGCTGGCCCTTGCAAAGCAGATATTCACTACATGCTCTCGCCTCTGGCTAGGCTCCCCCAAGTCAATCGGACGATCGCGCAGCAGGGTTACTTTGTTATCCATGCCCCCCGGCAAACTGGCAAAACTACTGCAATGTTGGCGCTAGCTCAACAGTTGACGGCTAGCGGGCAGTATACCGCCGTCATGGTATCGGCAGAAGTCGGAGCCGCTTTCCCCCACGATCCAGGGGCGGCTGAAAAAGCCATCCTCGACGCCTGGAAAGATGACATCGCCTTTTGGCTGCCCTCCGATCTCCATCCGCCCGATTGGCCTGCGTCTGAGCCGGGGCGACAGATTGGAGCAGCGCTGAGTACTTGGGCGCAACAGTCCTCGCGTCCGCTGGTTGTATTCATTGATGAAATTGACTCACTGCAGGATGAAAGCTTAATTTCCGTATTGCGGCAGCTACGCAATGGCTATCCGAAGCGACCTCAAGGATTCCCCCATGCTCTGGCACTGATTGGGGTGCGAGATGTGCGGGATTACAAAGTGGCCTCTGGGGGCAGCAACCGCCTCAACACCGCCAGCCCTTTCAATATCAAGGTGGAATCCTTGACCCTGCGCAACTTTACCCAGGCGGAGGTGGCCGAGCTATACGGGCAACACACTGCCGAGACCGGACAAGTTTTTGCAGCCGAAGCGATCCAACGGGCCTTTGAGTTGACTCAGGGGCAACCCTGGTTGGTGAATGCCCTGGCCCGACAGATGGTAGAAGTTCTTGTGCCGGAGCCGCAACAGGCGATCGCCCCCGAACAGGTGGAGCAAGCCAAGGAAATTTTGATTCAACGACAGGATACTCACCTGGATAGTTTGGCCAGTGTGTTGCGAGAGGAGCGCGTGCGCGCGGTTATGGAACCGATGCTAGCTGGGCAAGAATTGGGGGATGTTCCCAGTGATGACCGACAGTTTTTGATTGATTTGGGCCTAGTCGTACGAAATCCCGCTGGAGGGCTGACCCCAGCAAATCCGATTTACCGAGAAGTGTTACCCAGGGTATTAGCCAGCGGCTCGCAGGATAGCTTGCCTGCGATTCACCCCAGTTGGTTAACCCCCGCAGGAACACTCGACCCGCAGCAACTGTTACAGGCGTTTCTGAGCTTTTGGCGGCAGCATGGGGAACCGCTACTCAAAAGTGCGCCTTACCACGAGATTGCGCCCCATCTGGTGCTGATGGCGTTTTTGCATCGGGTGGTGAATGGCGGCGGTACGCTGGAGCGGGAATATGCCATTGGGACCGATCGAATGGATCTGTGTCTGCGCTATGGAGATGTCACGCTGGGGATGGAGTTGAAGGTGTGGCGAGAGGGTCGTCCCGATCCCCTCAAGGCGGGGTTGAGGCAGTTGGATCGCTACCTGGCTGGGTTGGGACTCGATACGGGCTGGCTGGTGATTTTTGACCGACGTGAAGGACTGCCTCCGATTGCGGAACGCACGATGACTGAGCAGGCATTGACGCCAGGCGATCGCCTGGCGATCGTGATTCGGGGCTGA
- the acsF gene encoding magnesium-protoporphyrin IX monomethyl ester (oxidative) cyclase — protein sequence MVATSPQQSDTQARVPTETILTPRFYTTDFEAMANLDISDRAEEFEALLEEFRTDYNRHHFVRGEEFDRSWDELDDRTKKLFVEFLERSCTAEFSGFLLYKELSRKLKHTSPVLAECFLLMSRDEARHAGFLNKAMADFDLALDLSFLTKNKQYTKFAPRFIFYATYLSEKIGYWRYIKIFRHLEQHPENRIYPIFNFFQNWCQDESRHGDFFSLVMQSQPRYLNNWLAKLWCRFFLLSVYATMYLNDVAMRPEFYQILGLDPKEYDLDVIQWTNHDSSKVFPVVLNVEHPEFEACLDRCVANVHRMREVDGSNAPEVVKGLRKLPLYASSAWQFMRLFAMKPIESPVGKKYQTNRQSGVRPATAS from the coding sequence ATGGTTGCCACTTCCCCTCAACAATCCGATACACAAGCTCGGGTTCCCACGGAAACGATTCTGACGCCTCGCTTCTATACCACTGACTTCGAGGCGATGGCGAATCTAGATATTTCCGATCGCGCAGAGGAGTTTGAGGCTCTATTGGAAGAGTTTCGGACGGACTACAATCGCCACCACTTCGTGCGAGGTGAAGAGTTCGATCGGTCTTGGGACGAGCTAGACGATCGCACTAAAAAGCTGTTTGTGGAATTCTTAGAGCGCTCTTGCACGGCTGAGTTTTCGGGTTTCCTACTTTATAAAGAGCTGTCTCGCAAGCTCAAGCACACCAGCCCCGTGCTGGCAGAATGTTTTCTGCTCATGAGCCGCGATGAAGCCCGCCACGCTGGCTTTTTGAATAAGGCGATGGCCGACTTCGATTTGGCTCTAGACTTGAGCTTTTTGACCAAAAATAAGCAATACACCAAGTTCGCCCCCCGCTTTATCTTCTATGCCACATACCTATCGGAGAAGATCGGCTACTGGCGCTACATCAAAATCTTCCGCCACTTAGAGCAGCATCCCGAGAATCGCATTTACCCAATTTTCAATTTCTTCCAGAACTGGTGTCAAGACGAGAGCCGTCACGGCGATTTCTTCTCGTTGGTGATGCAGAGCCAGCCCCGTTACCTCAACAATTGGCTGGCAAAATTGTGGTGCCGCTTCTTCCTGCTGTCGGTCTACGCCACGATGTATCTCAACGATGTCGCCATGCGTCCCGAGTTCTATCAAATTTTGGGGCTCGATCCGAAGGAATACGACTTGGATGTCATCCAGTGGACCAACCACGATTCCTCTAAGGTGTTTCCAGTAGTGTTGAACGTGGAGCATCCCGAGTTTGAAGCCTGCTTGGATCGCTGCGTGGCAAACGTCCATCGCATGCGGGAAGTGGATGGGTCTAACGCGCCCGAGGTCGTGAAAGGACTGCGGAAGCTGCCTCTGTACGCGAGTAGTGCTTGGCAGTTTATGCGTCTTTTCGCCATGAAGCCAATCGAAAGTCCAGTGGGTAAAAAGTACCAGACCAACCGTCAATCTGGAGTTCGACCGGCAACGGCATCCTAA
- a CDS encoding pentapeptide repeat-containing protein → MRACVGILPRLRSLDAYWRDGTRCRSQFWRVGAIAAIALAIWIGVAGPVLAEKYDKEDLQGRNFAGMDISRDSFVKANLRGADFSNAYSVGTNMFGVNLRQANLKGADFTAATLDTSDLRDADLRGTIFEESLMWLTQFEGARIEGADFTDALLRSDTQAELCEMASGQNPVTGNATRASLDCD, encoded by the coding sequence GTGCGAGCTTGTGTGGGAATATTGCCGAGATTGCGATCCCTCGATGCCTACTGGCGTGACGGTACCCGGTGTCGGAGCCAATTTTGGCGCGTTGGGGCGATCGCCGCGATCGCGCTGGCGATCTGGATTGGCGTTGCGGGACCGGTTCTGGCTGAGAAGTACGACAAAGAAGACTTGCAAGGGCGTAATTTTGCCGGGATGGATATTTCGCGCGATTCGTTTGTGAAAGCCAATCTGCGGGGAGCTGACTTTAGCAATGCTTACAGTGTGGGCACGAATATGTTTGGGGTCAATTTGCGTCAAGCGAACTTGAAGGGGGCCGACTTCACAGCGGCGACATTAGATACCTCCGATTTGAGAGATGCAGATTTGAGGGGAACGATCTTTGAGGAGAGCCTCATGTGGCTGACTCAGTTTGAGGGCGCCCGGATTGAGGGAGCAGATTTTACCGATGCGTTGTTGCGCAGCGATACCCAAGCCGAGCTGTGCGAAATGGCTAGCGGACAAAACCCCGTCACGGGTAACGCCACGCGAGCATCATTGGATTGCGATTGA
- a CDS encoding ATP-binding protein, with the protein MPKWFNTAGPCKADIHYMLSPLARLPQVHRTIAQQGYFVIHAPRQTGKTTAMLALAQQLTASGQYTAVMVSAEVGAAFPHDPGAAEAAILDAWTNAAKFRLPPDLQPPPWPPAAAGQRLGQALSEWAQHSPRPLIVFIDEIDSLRDETLIAVLRQLRSGYPNRPQGFPHALALIGVRDVRDYKVASGGSNRLNTASPFNIKVESLTLRNFTQAEVAELYGQHTAETGQVFAAEAIQRAFELTQGQPWLVNALARQMVEVLVPEPQQAIAPEQVEQAKEILIQRQDTHLDSLASILLEDRVRAIIEPMLAGRELGDIPSDDVQFLIDLGLCRISPQGGLEIANSIYQEVLPRVLSRTAQASLPQIPPSWLTPAGTLDPQQLLQAFLSFWRQHGEPLLKSAPYHEIAPHLVLMAFLHRVVNGGGTLEREYAIGTDRMDLCLRYGDVTLGMELKVWREGRPDPLKAGLRQLDRYLAGLGLDTGWLVIFDRREGLPPIAERTMTEQALTPGDRQAIVIRG; encoded by the coding sequence ATGCCCAAATGGTTTAACACTGCTGGTCCTTGCAAAGCAGATATTCACTACATGCTCTCCCCCCTGGCTAGGCTTCCCCAAGTCCATCGGACGATCGCGCAGCAGGGCTACTTTGTCATCCATGCCCCCCGGCAAACTGGCAAAACTACTGCGATGCTGGCGCTGGCACAACAGTTGACTGCCAGCGGGCAATACACTGCCGTGATGGTCTCAGCAGAAGTCGGAGCCGCTTTTCCCCACGATCCGGGAGCAGCTGAAGCGGCCATTCTCGATGCTTGGACTAATGCAGCAAAATTTCGGCTTCCCCCCGATCTCCAGCCTCCACCGTGGCCTCCAGCTGCTGCAGGACAGCGCCTAGGTCAGGCATTGAGTGAATGGGCACAGCATTCTCCCCGTCCCCTCATAGTCTTCATTGATGAAATTGATTCCTTACGGGACGAAACCCTGATTGCCGTCTTGCGGCAATTGCGCTCGGGCTATCCCAACCGCCCTCAAGGATTTCCCCATGCTCTGGCACTGATTGGGGTACGAGATGTGCGGGATTACAAAGTGGCCTCTGGGGGCAGCAACCGCCTCAACACCGCCAGCCCTTTTAATATCAAGGTGGAATCCTTGACCCTGCGCAACTTTACCCAGGCGGAAGTGGCCGAGCTATACGGGCAACACACTGCTGAGACCGGACAAGTTTTTGCAGCCGAAGCCATCCAACGGGCCTTTGAGTTGACTCAGGGGCAGCCTTGGTTGGTGAATGCCCTGGCCCGACAAATGGTGGAAGTTCTTGTGCCGGAGCCGCAACAGGCGATCGCCCCCGAACAGGTGGAGCAAGCCAAGGAAATTTTGATTCAACGACAGGATACTCACCTGGATAGTTTGGCCAGTATTCTGCTCGAAGACCGGGTCAGAGCCATTATCGAACCCATGCTAGCCGGTCGGGAATTGGGGGACATCCCCAGTGATGACGTGCAATTCCTGATTGACTTGGGCTTGTGTCGCATCAGTCCACAGGGAGGGCTGGAGATCGCTAATTCCATCTACCAAGAGGTATTACCTCGGGTACTCAGCCGGACTGCGCAAGCGTCCTTACCGCAAATTCCTCCCAGTTGGTTAACCCCCGCAGGAACACTCGACCCGCAGCAACTGTTGCAGGCGTTTCTGAGCTTTTGGCGGCAGCATGGGGAACCGCTACTCAAAAGTGCGCCTTACCACGAGATTGCGCCCCATCTGGTGCTGATGGCGTTTTTGCATCGGGTGGTGAATGGCGGCGGTACGCTGGAGCGGGAATATGCCATTGGGACCGATCGAATGGATCTGTGTCTGCGCTATGGAGATGTCACGCTGGGGATGGAGTTGAAGGTGTGGCGAGAGGGTCGTCCCGATCCCCTCAAGGCGGGGTTGAGGCAGTTGGATCGCTACCTGGCTGGGTTGGGACTCGATACGGGCTGGCTGGTGATTTTTGACCGACGTGAAGGACTGCCTCCGATTGCGGAACGCACGATGACTGAGCAGGCATTGACGCCAGGCGATCGCCAGGCGATCGTGATTCGGGGCTGA
- a CDS encoding AAA family ATPase — MPKWFNTAGPCKADIHYMLSPLARLPQVNRTIAQQGYFVIHAPRQTGKTTAMLALAQQLTASGQYTAVMVSAEVGAAFPHDPGAAEKAILDAWKDDIAFWLPSDLHPPDWPASEPGRQIGAALSTWAQQSSRPLVVFIDEIDSLQDESLISVLRQLRNGYPKRPQGFPHALALIGVRDVRDYKVASGGSNRLNTASPFNIKVESLTLRNFTQAEVAELYGQHTAETGQVFAAEAIQRAFELTQGQPWLVNALARQMVEVLVPEPQQAIAPEQVEQAKEILIQRQDTHLDSLASILLEDRVRAIIEPMLAGRELGDIPSDDVQFLIDLGLCRISPQGGLEIANPIYQEVLPRVLSRTAQASLPQISPSWLTPAGTLDPQQLLQAFLSFWRQHGEPLLKSAPYHEIAPHLVLMAFLHRVVNGGGTLEREYAIGTDRMDLCLRYGDVTLGMELKVWREGRPDPLKAGLRQLDRYLAGLGLDTGWLVIFDRREGLPPIAERTMTEQALTPSDRQAIVIRG; from the coding sequence ATGCCCAAATGGTTTAACACTGCTGGCCCTTGCAAAGCAGATATTCACTACATGCTCTCGCCTCTGGCTAGGCTCCCCCAAGTCAATCGGACGATCGCGCAGCAGGGTTACTTTGTCATCCATGCCCCCCGGCAAACTGGCAAAACTACTGCAATGTTGGCGCTAGCTCAACAGTTGACGGCTAGCGGGCAGTATACCGCCGTCATGGTATCGGCAGAAGTCGGAGCCGCTTTCCCCCACGATCCAGGGGCGGCTGAAAAAGCCATCCTCGACGCCTGGAAAGATGACATCGCCTTTTGGCTGCCCTCCGATCTCCATCCGCCCGATTGGCCTGCGTCTGAGCCGGGGCGACAGATTGGAGCAGCGCTGAGTACTTGGGCGCAACAGTCCTCGCGTCCGCTGGTTGTATTCATTGATGAAATTGACTCACTGCAGGATGAAAGCTTAATTTCCGTATTGCGGCAGCTACGCAATGGCTATCCGAAGCGACCTCAAGGATTCCCCCATGCTCTGGCACTGATTGGGGTGCGAGATGTGCGGGATTACAAAGTGGCCTCTGGGGGCAGCAATCGCCTCAACACCGCTAGCCCTTTCAATATCAAGGTGGAATCCTTGACCCTGCGCAACTTTACCCAGGCAGAAGTGGCCGAGCTATACGGGCAACACACTGCCGAGACCGGACAAGTTTTTGCAGCCGAAGCCATCCAACGGGCCTTTGAGTTGACCCAGGGGCAACCCTGGTTGGTGAATGCCCTGGCCCGACAGATGGTAGAAGTTCTGGTGCCGGAGCCGCAACAGGCGATCGCCCCCGAACAGGTGGAGCAAGCCAAGGAAATTTTGATTCAACGACAGGATACTCACCTGGATAGTTTGGCCAGTATTCTGCTCGAAGACCGGGTCAGAGCCATTATCGAACCCATGCTAGCCGGTCGGGAATTGGGGGACATCCCCAGTGATGACGTGCAATTCCTAATTGACTTGGGCTTGTGTCGCATCAGTCCACAGGGAGGGCTGGAGATCGCTAATCCCATCTACCAAGAGGTATTACCTCGGGTACTCAGCCGGACTGCGCAAGCGTCCTTACCGCAAATTTCTCCCAGTTGGTTAACCCCCGCAGGAACACTCGACCCGCAGCAACTGTTGCAGGCGTTTCTGAGCTTTTGGCGGCAGCATGGGGAACCGCTACTCAAAAGTGCGCCTTACCACGAGATTGCGCCCCATCTGGTGCTGATGGCGTTTTTGCATCGGGTGGTGAATGGCGGCGGCACGCTAGAGCGGGAATATGCCATTGGGACCGATCGAATGGATCTGTGTCTGCGCTATGGAGATGTCACGCTGGGGATGGAGTTGAAGGTGTGGCGAGAGGGTCGTCCCGATCCCCTCAAGGCGGGGTTGAGGCAGTTGGATCGCTACCTGGCTGGGTTGGGACTCGATACGGGCTGGCTGGTGATTTTTGACCGACGTGAAGGACTGCCTCCGATTGCGGAACGCACGATGACTGAGCAGGCATTGACGCCTAGCGATCGCCAGGCGATCGTGATTCGGGGCTGA
- a CDS encoding iron uptake porin, which yields MSVFTWKTLLAGTAAVGAAFVTSGEVRAQTTQPQQFAQVTSVSQLSDVQPTDWWFSALQSLVERYGCIAGYPDGTYRGNRALTRGEFAAGLNACLDRINELIAAGLADKVSREDLATVQRLQEEFAAELAALSGRVDALEAKTAELEANPLGLNAATSKLSFEVVTGIFAASEPDGATNNAIIPYRLRINFDASFTGEDRFRIRLEAAEAPTFDGDPVGFVFGTGSGAPSDDLNDDVNLDDVFYEFPLFNGRVNATFALTDVTPGDTFVFGVPFDALSDFVDLPDITYDGMGDTTLAFTWEVIEDLFFLSYGYGTDEASDSTFGSGFFAGPSVHAAEVAFVPTDNLLLAVAGSASAGGQADDENGEDFAAVSFGVTWEITPAAIFSAWYARQFSEEGDDFDEFLAGFAFPDLFIEGSNGGFAVGSPDTFIGVDGGDFPFLAEIYYTFPVTDNISITPGVYYITSVDGDDEDIIVGGVRTTFSF from the coding sequence ATGTCCGTATTTACTTGGAAAACCCTACTGGCAGGTACTGCTGCCGTAGGCGCTGCCTTTGTTACAAGTGGCGAAGTTCGTGCTCAAACGACCCAGCCCCAGCAATTTGCTCAGGTAACGTCTGTCTCTCAACTGTCTGACGTGCAACCCACCGACTGGTGGTTCTCTGCGCTGCAGTCTTTGGTGGAGCGCTATGGCTGTATTGCAGGTTACCCCGACGGTACCTATCGCGGCAACCGCGCCTTAACTCGCGGCGAGTTTGCCGCTGGCTTGAATGCTTGCTTGGACCGTATCAACGAGCTGATCGCCGCTGGCTTAGCCGACAAAGTATCGCGTGAAGACTTGGCTACCGTTCAGCGCTTGCAAGAGGAGTTTGCGGCTGAGTTAGCTGCTCTTTCCGGTCGCGTTGATGCTCTAGAAGCCAAGACTGCCGAACTAGAAGCGAACCCTCTAGGCTTGAACGCGGCGACTAGCAAGCTCAGCTTCGAGGTGGTTACCGGTATCTTTGCGGCTAGCGAGCCCGATGGTGCCACCAACAATGCCATCATCCCCTACCGGCTGCGGATCAATTTCGATGCCTCCTTTACTGGCGAGGATCGCTTCCGTATTCGTTTAGAAGCTGCTGAAGCGCCTACGTTTGATGGCGATCCGGTTGGTTTTGTGTTCGGGACCGGTTCCGGTGCTCCTTCTGACGATCTCAACGACGATGTCAATTTAGACGATGTTTTCTACGAGTTCCCTCTGTTTAACGGTCGCGTCAATGCCACCTTTGCCTTAACCGACGTTACACCTGGCGACACCTTTGTCTTCGGCGTTCCCTTCGATGCTCTGTCGGACTTTGTTGACTTACCCGACATCACTTACGATGGCATGGGCGATACCACCCTCGCCTTCACCTGGGAAGTCATTGAAGATCTCTTCTTCCTGTCCTACGGTTACGGCACCGATGAAGCGTCTGACTCGACATTTGGTTCCGGTTTCTTTGCTGGGCCGAGCGTTCACGCTGCTGAAGTTGCCTTTGTCCCGACTGACAATTTGTTGCTAGCGGTAGCTGGTTCTGCCTCTGCTGGCGGTCAAGCGGACGATGAAAATGGTGAAGACTTCGCCGCAGTTTCCTTCGGCGTGACCTGGGAAATTACACCTGCTGCGATCTTCTCTGCTTGGTATGCTCGCCAATTTTCTGAAGAGGGTGACGACTTCGATGAATTCTTAGCTGGGTTTGCCTTCCCAGATCTATTTATCGAAGGCTCCAACGGTGGTTTTGCGGTTGGTAGCCCCGACACGTTTATTGGCGTGGATGGCGGTGACTTTCCCTTCTTAGCCGAGATCTATTACACCTTCCCCGTGACTGATAACATCAGTATTACCCCAGGGGTTTATTACATCACCAGTGTAGACGGTGACGATGAAGACATTATCGTTGGCGGCGTTCGGACCACCTTCAGCTTCTAA
- a CDS encoding site-2 protease family protein: MNPTANLTPALVLAAIAMLAWGLIRARRQGKAGLLAWLQSLALLLPWLIFLGLFATNIYLGAAGFVLLLAISTGIYIGVGRLAREVAREEQDARKSFEAQFKSEAVPPTAKADVEADTPVAAEGAAVSEAGDASLERRRSRISAEDLAAIQSIFGIDTFYVTETLPYGDGAIFQGNLRQEAALAVARLQENLRQAVGDRYWLYLVYDPTDRPAVVVLPDATVNSATPPSVAALAGVLFVASSLAVMELAANVSGFSLGSAPQRWLETLPFASAIIGIVVLHEWGHRWMAAQYGVRLSPAFLVPTLGLGTLGSLNRIESPVPSRQGLFDIAIAGPALGFVLSLLFAIVGLWLSGHPGDIFLPSSILKYSILMGALSKAILGSQLQAEVVGLHPLVLVGWMGLVINALSLLPAGQLDGGRIVQAVYGRKMARRATFVTIALLCLAAFSNQIALYWGLLVILVARDGERPPQDEITETDGQRDALALLALFLMAMTLLPIAPTLAGQFGLGAL; the protein is encoded by the coding sequence ATGAATCCGACAGCCAATCTCACTCCAGCACTGGTTTTAGCCGCGATCGCCATGTTGGCTTGGGGGCTCATTCGAGCCCGCCGACAGGGCAAGGCTGGCCTTTTGGCCTGGTTGCAAAGTCTGGCGTTACTATTGCCGTGGTTGATTTTTTTGGGATTGTTTGCCACCAATATCTATTTGGGGGCGGCTGGATTTGTGCTGCTGTTGGCGATCTCCACCGGGATCTACATTGGGGTGGGTCGTCTGGCGCGGGAAGTGGCCCGAGAGGAGCAGGACGCCCGGAAATCGTTCGAAGCTCAATTCAAATCCGAAGCCGTGCCGCCGACGGCGAAGGCTGATGTAGAGGCGGATACCCCTGTTGCGGCAGAGGGTGCAGCAGTTTCGGAAGCGGGGGATGCCTCGCTAGAACGGAGGCGATCGCGCATTTCGGCCGAGGACTTGGCTGCAATCCAATCCATTTTTGGCATCGATACGTTCTACGTCACTGAAACCTTGCCCTATGGGGATGGGGCAATTTTTCAAGGAAATTTGCGTCAGGAGGCGGCCTTGGCAGTGGCAAGGTTGCAAGAGAACTTGCGACAGGCGGTGGGCGATCGCTACTGGCTCTATCTGGTCTACGACCCAACCGATCGACCTGCGGTGGTGGTGCTGCCGGATGCAACCGTCAACTCAGCGACTCCCCCGTCGGTCGCGGCACTGGCTGGAGTGTTGTTTGTCGCCTCCAGCTTGGCAGTGATGGAGTTGGCGGCCAACGTGTCGGGTTTTAGCTTGGGCTCGGCTCCTCAGCGCTGGCTCGAAACCCTGCCATTTGCTTCAGCCATTATCGGTATTGTGGTCTTGCACGAGTGGGGGCACCGCTGGATGGCGGCACAATACGGGGTGCGGTTGAGTCCGGCGTTTTTGGTGCCGACATTGGGGTTAGGTACCCTCGGTAGTTTGAATCGGATCGAATCTCCCGTTCCCAGTCGCCAAGGACTCTTCGATATTGCGATCGCCGGTCCGGCCCTGGGATTTGTGCTCTCTTTGCTGTTTGCGATCGTTGGCTTGTGGCTATCGGGACATCCCGGCGATATTTTCCTACCCAGTTCGATCTTGAAGTATTCGATCTTGATGGGGGCACTCTCTAAAGCGATCTTGGGCAGTCAACTACAGGCGGAAGTGGTGGGCCTGCATCCGCTGGTATTGGTGGGTTGGATGGGTTTAGTCATTAACGCGCTCAGTCTGTTGCCAGCGGGGCAATTAGATGGCGGTCGCATCGTGCAAGCGGTGTACGGACGGAAGATGGCTCGACGGGCCACATTTGTGACGATCGCCCTGTTGTGTCTGGCGGCCTTTAGCAACCAAATTGCGCTCTACTGGGGGCTGCTGGTGATTCTGGTGGCTCGCGATGGCGAACGTCCTCCCCAAGATGAAATCACTGAAACTGACGGCCAGCGCGATGCCCTCGCCCTCTTGGCATTATTTCTGATGGCCATGACTTTGTTGCCGATTGCCCCCACATTGGCAGGACAATTCGGCCTTGGTGCCCTCTAG